One segment of Campylobacter hominis ATCC BAA-381 DNA contains the following:
- the folK gene encoding 2-amino-4-hydroxy-6-hydroxymethyldihydropteridine diphosphokinase, with the protein MNVTLKNNGFWDFKDAICFVKSANFGIFFGADNNYKNTFVLGIGGNMGDTRARFERFLRVLRHDRRFFVSQSSIILKNKPFGFLKQNDFLNAVLIVQTSLFPQAVLKLLNHFEKIFGRKRSFKNAPRTLDLDILYFDKKVRKSARLILPHSGVNDRVSVILPFGSLRS; encoded by the coding sequence ATGAATGTAACTTTAAAAAATAATGGATTTTGGGATTTTAAAGACGCTATTTGTTTTGTAAAATCAGCAAATTTCGGAATTTTTTTTGGTGCAGATAATAATTATAAAAATACTTTTGTGCTTGGAATCGGTGGAAATATGGGCGATACGCGCGCGCGTTTCGAGCGATTTTTGCGCGTTTTAAGGCATGATAGACGTTTTTTTGTAAGTCAAAGTTCCATTATTCTAAAAAATAAACCTTTTGGATTTTTAAAACAAAATGATTTTTTAAATGCTGTTTTGATAGTACAAACATCGCTATTTCCGCAAGCAGTATTAAAACTTTTAAATCATTTTGAAAAAATTTTCGGACGAAAAAGAAGTTTTAAAAATGCGCCGCGAACTCTTGATTTGGATATTTTATATTTTGATAAAAAAGTCAGAAAAAGTGCGCGTCTGATTTTACCGCATAGCGGTGTAAATGACCGTGTAAGTGTTATTTTGCCGTTTGGAAGTTTAAGGAGTTGA
- a CDS encoding AAA family ATPase gives MKILSFVSIKGGVGKSLISANFGMILAKSGHKTALVCAEKFSSLDVIFKIQVNKNLGDFLNGKCEFNDILYEVRDNLFLIVADNCENFEKLRENLLKIGFEYILIDANSGFYEQIVKISDDLLLISSCEPAGVSDTYAFIKLASRIRSDFLILTNMTNDEEEAVLIYENLVKIAHANISKDLKFGLLGFVGFCEKIRECVKNRTIFCEEMPNSDVCYQLCKAVGRYLKKNGQNGIDLSKFSSFSAFFRRIFS, from the coding sequence TTGAAAATTTTATCTTTTGTAAGTATAAAAGGTGGGGTTGGAAAAAGTTTGATATCAGCCAATTTTGGAATGATTTTAGCAAAATCTGGACATAAAACCGCATTAGTCTGCGCCGAAAAATTTTCAAGTTTGGACGTTATTTTTAAAATTCAGGTAAATAAAAATTTAGGCGATTTTTTGAATGGTAAATGTGAATTTAACGACATTTTATATGAAGTTAGAGATAATCTTTTTTTAATTGTAGCGGATAATTGCGAAAACTTTGAAAAGCTTCGCGAAAATCTTTTAAAAATTGGATTTGAATATATTTTAATAGATGCGAATAGTGGTTTTTATGAACAAATTGTCAAAATCAGCGATGACTTGCTTTTGATTTCATCTTGCGAACCGGCAGGCGTTAGCGATACTTACGCTTTTATAAAACTTGCAAGCCGTATAAGAAGCGACTTTTTAATTCTTACAAATATGACAAATGACGAAGAAGAGGCGGTTTTGATATATGAAAATCTTGTTAAAATAGCTCACGCAAATATTTCAAAAGATTTGAAATTCGGACTTTTGGGATTTGTCGGTTTTTGTGAAAAAATAAGAGAGTGCGTTAAAAATCGCACAATTTTTTGTGAAGAAATGCCAAATAGCGATGTTTGCTATCAGCTTTGTAAAGCTGTCGGCAGATATTTGAAAAAAAATGGACAAAACGGTATCGATTTATCGAAATTTAGTAGTTTTAGCGCATTTTTTAGGCGAATTTTCAGTTAA
- the mnmA gene encoding tRNA 2-thiouridine(34) synthase MnmA, whose protein sequence is MKILVALSGGVDSAVSAKILKDAGYEIEGCYMKLHGRDDYHAKNIEKVQDVGNFLEIKTHILDLCDDFKREVFEPFLQTYKVGKTPNPCALCNRTIKFGKFLDFARSKGCDKIATGHYAKIENNLIKSAVDLSKDQSYFLANIEPRVIPNIVFPLGNMLKKDVKKFAASFPELEKISKSSESNEICFVENTYIDVLREFYKTETPGIVRNLQGEIVGKHNGYMNFTVGKRRGFDVFGAHEPHYVVKIDAKKNEIVVGSKADLDKNEFETQNFNAFLNIDEILKMDEIYVKIRYRSAKIACKIEISLNDNLNNESLTDKNLNFENSDFLNNQDLKAKIILKTPANGVASGQLAVFYDKSDCVIASGFIA, encoded by the coding sequence ATGAAAATTTTAGTTGCTCTTAGCGGTGGTGTCGATAGTGCCGTTTCGGCTAAAATTTTAAAAGATGCGGGTTATGAAATAGAAGGATGCTATATGAAGCTTCACGGAAGAGATGATTATCACGCTAAAAATATTGAAAAAGTGCAGGATGTAGGCAATTTTTTGGAGATAAAAACGCATATTTTGGATCTTTGCGATGATTTTAAGCGTGAAGTTTTTGAGCCGTTTCTACAAACTTATAAAGTCGGCAAAACCCCAAATCCGTGCGCTTTATGTAACAGAACAATAAAATTCGGTAAATTTTTGGATTTTGCCAGGAGTAAAGGTTGTGACAAAATCGCAACGGGGCATTACGCAAAAATCGAAAATAATCTTATAAAATCTGCAGTTGATCTTAGTAAAGATCAAAGCTATTTTTTAGCAAATATCGAGCCGCGTGTAATTCCAAATATAGTTTTTCCGCTTGGAAATATGCTCAAAAAAGATGTCAAAAAGTTCGCCGCTTCATTTCCTGAGCTTGAGAAAATTTCAAAAAGCAGTGAAAGTAATGAAATTTGTTTTGTGGAAAATACATATATCGATGTTTTGAGAGAATTTTATAAAACTGAAACTCCTGGCATTGTTAGAAATTTACAAGGAGAAATCGTCGGCAAACATAACGGCTATATGAACTTTACTGTAGGTAAACGCCGCGGATTTGATGTTTTTGGCGCGCACGAACCGCATTATGTCGTAAAAATAGATGCTAAAAAAAATGAAATAGTAGTCGGAAGCAAAGCAGATCTTGACAAAAACGAGTTTGAAACGCAAAATTTTAACGCTTTTTTAAATATAGATGAAATTTTAAAAATGGATGAAATTTATGTAAAAATTCGTTATCGAAGTGCTAAAATAGCGTGTAAAATTGAAATTTCACTTAACGATAATTTAAACAATGAAAGTTTAACCGATAAAAATTTAAATTTTGAAAATTCAGATTTTTTAAATAATCAGGACCTAAAAGCCAAAATTATTTTAAAAACACCTGCAAATGGAGTTGCAAGCGGACAGCTTGCCGTATTTTATGATAAATCCGACTGCGTAATTGCAAGTGGTTTTATAGCTTAA
- a CDS encoding LOG family protein: MNKEKFLHDIEMVDSIDFGNDKFVTFFGSARFDDENFFVKEAEKLAYKLAKAGFAIITGGGESVMKAANKGANLAGRRNLGFNIVLPHEQHSNEFIDESFVFSTFALRKYALMVSDFFVIFPGGFGTMDEFFEILTLNQVKFKNNKIYLYNSKFWLPLIEFFRVSLLKNKTIKENDLKLFKISDDIEDIFADIKASL; encoded by the coding sequence ATGAATAAAGAAAAATTTTTACACGATATTGAAATGGTGGATTCCATTGATTTTGGAAATGATAAATTTGTTACTTTTTTTGGTTCGGCTCGTTTCGATGATGAAAATTTTTTTGTAAAAGAAGCCGAAAAATTGGCTTATAAACTTGCAAAAGCAGGTTTTGCAATCATCACAGGTGGCGGAGAAAGCGTGATGAAAGCCGCAAATAAAGGCGCAAATTTGGCAGGTAGGCGAAATTTAGGCTTTAATATCGTGCTTCCTCACGAACAGCACAGTAACGAATTTATAGACGAAAGTTTTGTTTTTTCGACATTCGCGCTTCGCAAATATGCTCTTATGGTGAGCGATTTTTTTGTAATTTTTCCTGGCGGTTTCGGGACTATGGATGAATTTTTTGAAATTTTGACATTAAATCAAGTGAAATTTAAAAACAATAAAATTTATCTTTATAATTCCAAATTTTGGCTGCCTTTGATCGAATTTTTTCGCGTTTCGCTTTTGAAAAATAAAACTATTAAAGAAAATGATTTAAAACTTTTTAAAATAAGCGACGATATAGAAGATATTTTTGCAGATATAAAGGCAAGTTTATGA
- a CDS encoding calcium-binding protein produces the protein MSNSSKRVSKAEVELNKAYERLLKNANLTKELILEAVKNGIKLEGILTSAKTQTLTSEQRKLYGNALKGSSIGANAITNLLNGEDTISVMTGSTINIGLDFGLEAGAKKISAKFAPLVGWFSVGVDIGNFINQLTGGEQLDIGRLINNKLDELRGVTNDLPEILPNGIMRLTMHDGTVYERPLVDIAGNYLLTGDTKDDVLFGSNGNDILNGHAGSDILIGGSGKDDYFVDNGDTIIDSDGKGRVFLSSTNIQLTGGTQIEKGSKIYKGKDGTTYELKGSDLIINDSITIENFSKISNDLDIVLVDIDDIVVTMGNNQSTEGGNGKHSMEFKITLNRALKKDEFLELIINGQRIKFKEGDIEQTYTHTWDGNTIKEEDRKFEVSGIVMQTSENLNVQVVVSGQGRIKDDDKDPNDDKPETYDPLAIDLNNDGIKGTNLDYKINFDLDNNGFKEATSWIDNNDAFITIDKNNNGAIDNGSELFGNKSISNNAYAYTNPNSKNGFEALSEFDSNNDGIIDINDEKFANLNLLVA, from the coding sequence ATGAGTAATTCAAGCAAAAGAGTATCAAAGGCAGAAGTTGAGTTAAATAAAGCTTATGAGAGATTGTTGAAAAATGCAAATCTTACGAAAGAACTAATTTTAGAAGCTGTAAAAAATGGCATAAAATTAGAAGGAATTCTAACAAGTGCAAAAACTCAAACATTAACATCAGAACAAAGAAAATTATATGGCAATGCGTTAAAAGGAAGCAGTATTGGTGCAAACGCAATAACAAATTTGCTAAACGGCGAAGATACTATTTCGGTAATGACAGGCTCAACTATAAATATTGGATTAGATTTTGGATTGGAAGCTGGTGCTAAAAAAATAAGTGCAAAATTTGCACCACTTGTCGGCTGGTTTTCAGTTGGTGTAGATATAGGCAATTTTATAAATCAATTAACAGGTGGCGAACAATTAGATATAGGTAGATTGATAAATAATAAGCTTGACGAATTGCGTGGAGTAACAAATGATTTACCAGAAATCTTACCAAATGGCATTATGAGATTAACAATGCATGATGGCACAGTCTATGAAAGACCATTAGTTGATATTGCAGGAAATTACCTACTCACTGGCGACACCAAAGACGATGTCTTATTCGGAAGCAATGGTAATGATATATTAAATGGTCACGCTGGCTCAGATATACTCATCGGTGGCAGTGGCAAAGACGATTATTTTGTAGATAACGGCGATACTATCATCGATAGCGACGGCAAAGGCAGAGTATTTTTATCTTCTACAAACATTCAACTCACAGGTGGCACCCAAATCGAAAAAGGCTCTAAAATTTACAAAGGCAAAGACGGCACTACATACGAACTCAAAGGCTCAGATCTTATAATCAACGATAGCATAACAATAGAAAATTTCAGTAAAATAAGCAATGATTTAGATATAGTCTTAGTCGATATAGATGATATAGTAGTAACCATGGGAAACAATCAATCAACCGAGGGTGGCAATGGTAAACACTCAATGGAATTTAAAATAACTCTAAATAGAGCACTAAAAAAAGATGAGTTTTTAGAACTAATCATAAACGGACAAAGGATTAAATTTAAAGAAGGAGATATAGAGCAAACCTATACTCATACTTGGGACGGAAATACAATCAAAGAAGAAGATAGAAAATTTGAAGTAAGTGGCATAGTAATGCAAACTTCTGAAAATTTAAATGTCCAAGTAGTCGTATCAGGTCAAGGTCGCATCAAAGACGACGACAAAGATCCAAACGATGATAAGCCAGAAACTTACGATCCACTTGCAATAGACCTTAATAATGATGGCATAAAAGGCACAAATTTAGACTATAAGATAAATTTTGACCTTGATAATAACGGCTTTAAAGAGGCTACAAGCTGGATAGATAACAATGACGCCTTTATCACCATTGATAAAAACAACAACGGCGCAATCGATAATGGTAGCGAGCTATTTGGAAACAAGAGCATCTCAAATAACGCCTATGCCTACACTAATCCAAATTCAAAAAATGGCTTTGAAGCATTAAGCGAATTTGATAGCAACAATGACGGAATAATAGATATAAATGATGAAAAATTTGCAAATTTAAATTTACTGGTTGCTTGA
- a CDS encoding calcium-binding protein: protein MDENSKIQKAKKILDIAEADYKKKLSKEELDFLKSSKHMYDLASTAISDHYDELSHLPKGAGAIFIINGTSSILVDTTKGESALKQAFGLLGDAAVTVFSFTPYGRVIMWGNLALSIFDLDASSMFKKIYDSALGDYKGAVLLDNGFLQVTMDDGTIYARPFLPNAHGSLFGDTKDDVLFGGNGNDMLIGHGGKDILIGGNGKDDYFVDNGDIIKDSDGNGRVFLENHQLTGGTQIEKGSQIYKGKDGTKYELKGSDLIINDSITIENFNPYADEYLGITLYEAGEIAVSVSSASAKEKEQSISFTISLSRNLKENEFIKVTIPKIGNNEAKTYMFIHSSSTDWKVADGIEYIFGSSTSYTYSWSDLEFANLNLLVA, encoded by the coding sequence ATGGATGAAAATTCAAAAATACAAAAAGCTAAGAAAATTTTAGATATTGCAGAAGCAGATTATAAAAAGAAACTTTCTAAAGAAGAGTTGGATTTTTTAAAATCTTCAAAACATATGTATGATTTAGCTTCTACTGCAATTAGTGACCATTATGACGAATTGTCACATCTGCCAAAAGGTGCTGGTGCTATATTTATAATTAATGGTACAAGTAGCATTTTAGTGGATACAACAAAAGGGGAAAGCGCTTTAAAGCAAGCTTTTGGATTGTTAGGTGACGCCGCTGTAACTGTTTTTTCTTTTACGCCTTACGGAAGAGTTATAATGTGGGGAAATCTTGCTTTATCGATATTTGACTTAGACGCATCGTCAATGTTTAAAAAAATTTATGATAGCGCTTTGGGTGATTATAAAGGTGCAGTGTTACTTGATAATGGTTTTTTACAAGTAACTATGGATGACGGAACAATCTATGCAAGACCTTTTTTGCCAAATGCTCACGGCAGTCTTTTTGGCGACACCAAAGACGATGTCCTCTTTGGTGGCAACGGTAATGATATGCTGATAGGTCACGGTGGCAAAGACATACTAATCGGTGGAAACGGTAAGGATGATTATTTCGTAGATAATGGAGATATCATAAAAGACAGTGATGGAAATGGTAGAGTATTTTTAGAAAATCATCAATTAACAGGAGGAACTCAAATAGAAAAGGGTTCACAAATTTATAAAGGCAAAGACGGCACAAAGTATGAACTCAAAGGCTCAGACCTTATAATCAACGATAGCATAACAATAGAAAATTTCAATCCTTATGCGGATGAATATTTAGGCATAACTTTATACGAAGCAGGTGAAATAGCAGTAAGCGTATCAAGCGCTAGTGCAAAAGAAAAAGAGCAAAGTATAAGCTTTACAATCTCACTTAGTAGGAATTTGAAAGAAAATGAATTCATCAAAGTCACCATACCTAAAATAGGTAATAATGAAGCAAAAACTTATATGTTTATACATAGTAGTAGCACGGATTGGAAAGTAGCAGACGGCATAGAGTATATCTTTGGTAGCAGCACAAGCTATACATATTCGTGGAGCGATTTAGAATTTGCAAATTTAAATTTACTTGTTGCTTGA
- a CDS encoding DUF6792 domain-containing protein, which yields MNTLENTITTMGLLSKEAYNVENFQIGAEITANNQTYKVIDYANTTNDFQALLLKNESGKFVVAFRGTTSTLDWLNNAGIGLANINEQYNDAKEFLDKAFIKIAEDKKCSIEEVKNYLVLTGHSLGGILTQQVGATYGIKGYAFNPYGTDRLLSLPSSLSTGIASNILLEKVMSAVGLTKANAQWAYEHIYNISYQDEGLLNGDILSNLATELSSNHLGHFIPILGENVGFGEGHYMGTLNTAIAEYNEIVKKFDNSCRYEDITNMYLSTAIIHGKGYKKVRDEFKKLGILNGNGANDKIANNSLHLEVIAKDTDATSIFSGSNLSTPALYALVNLNPFIVSGVNSNAYAELEKYKAEYSENYVSDKAKMFKALMDTPKVGSYYDDYETGKKISYYTSVTDPDSTDEYNLTDTAYIFGTNKNDIVTASVGKANRIYTLAGDDTIKLTGGSNYKFINLNLLVA from the coding sequence ATGAATACATTAGAAAACACAATCACAACAATGGGCTTGCTTTCAAAAGAAGCTTACAATGTTGAAAATTTTCAAATAGGTGCAGAAATTACTGCTAACAATCAAACTTACAAAGTTATTGATTATGCAAATACTACAAACGATTTCCAAGCATTATTGTTAAAAAATGAAAGTGGAAAATTTGTCGTTGCCTTTCGTGGAACTACTAGCACATTAGACTGGCTTAATAATGCAGGTATTGGTTTGGCAAATATAAACGAACAATATAACGATGCAAAAGAATTTTTAGATAAAGCTTTTATTAAAATAGCAGAAGATAAAAAATGTTCCATCGAAGAAGTAAAAAACTATCTTGTTCTAACGGGTCATAGCCTTGGTGGAATTCTTACCCAACAAGTGGGAGCAACCTACGGCATAAAAGGCTATGCTTTTAATCCTTACGGAACAGATAGATTGCTTTCTTTACCATCAAGTCTATCAACTGGAATAGCAAGTAACATTTTGTTAGAAAAAGTTATGAGTGCAGTAGGACTTACCAAAGCAAACGCACAATGGGCTTATGAGCATATTTATAACATATCTTACCAAGATGAGGGTTTGTTAAATGGGGATATTCTTTCAAATTTAGCCACAGAATTAAGTAGTAATCATTTGGGGCATTTTATACCTATTTTGGGCGAAAATGTTGGTTTTGGAGAAGGGCATTATATGGGAACTCTCAACACCGCCATTGCCGAATACAACGAAATAGTCAAAAAATTCGACAACTCTTGCAGATATGAAGATATAACAAATATGTATCTTTCAACTGCTATTATTCACGGCAAAGGTTATAAAAAAGTCCGAGATGAATTTAAAAAACTTGGTATATTAAATGGAAATGGTGCAAATGATAAAATTGCAAATAACTCTTTGCACTTAGAAGTTATAGCCAAAGACACTGACGCAACTTCAATCTTCTCAGGCTCAAATTTAAGCACACCAGCTTTATATGCTTTGGTAAATTTAAACCCTTTCATAGTATCTGGCGTAAATTCAAACGCCTATGCAGAGTTAGAAAAATATAAAGCCGAATATAGTGAGAACTATGTAAGCGATAAGGCAAAAATGTTTAAGGCTCTTATGGATACACCAAAGGTCGGTTCATACTATGATGACTATGAAACAGGCAAGAAAATTTCATATTATACTTCTGTTACAGACCCTGATAGCACAGATGAATACAATCTCACTGATACAGCTTATATATTTGGCACAAACAAAAATGATATAGTAACTGCTTCGGTCGGAAAAGCCAATAGAATTTATACCCTAGCAGGAGATGACACTATAAAACTAACTGGTGGTTCAAACTATAAATTTATAAATTTAAATTTACTTGTTGCTTGA
- a CDS encoding alpha/beta hydrolase family protein: MSNQFGAYKIYAQLAQDAYLDDKQQKGQLGDWKFEGAIHNSFTGFDIAVYSNGNEKVIAFRGTDLTWKRPINTIEDLINDIQLAIWGDENFQSRFDLKNLYNELAEQGYISSTDKIVVTGHSLGGYLAQLFTIANEDKISHTYTYNAPGLGGARLNFLRLFGIESPIKYNSKITDIVAKDFANLIHEVGMNIGEYIEVSGDSHGIKDLTQILYFYDMAISNGASENVVTNYLSGFYNTPNSLFSGSVAKTAQSTISQIEQIVGKANGANDIIEICNAYENNNVKFNLDLISPTSSVTSFFSGSNLSTPALYALVNLNPFIVSGVNSNAYSELEKYKDEYSGNYVSDKAKMLEALLGKSNSSAYYSDLQTGKIYHSETIVDDATTDEYIVANKGFFFGTNSNDIITGKLGENFIDTRKENFIYTLAGDDTITLTSGSNYIEAGSGSDYIDLSGIKDTNSTNTIYADLKDSKDDKDSGNDTIIGSAGKDTMYGGSGYNTYKAGDGDTIEDDDKGQGSVYFNSNSPLTGGTYDKDKGCYVGGIYEYHLNGNTLIVTDTAKNESITINNYSKKDKSLGIDLIEADEIDIIISNATVTEGDESEPNKDGKAPYNTSIGIKLSRELKEDEFIIIQKYNYEKQSTELVLFGTLPQDYDTSLFKSLLSDNKTLDFSWYGNKTKEEDRKYCVGGVNIFAKSDNLTIRDIKPGYVTIKDDDKDPNDDKPETYDPLAIDLNNDGIKGTNLDYKINFDLDNNGFKEATSWIDNNDAFITIDKNNNGAIDNGSELFGNKSISNNAYAYTNPNAKNGFEALSEFDSNNDGIIDEKDKEFTNLLLWQDKNSNGISETDELIKLSDKVKSINLNYTKNGQTEISSATLNDNTEVKVQDMYFNVDLKKTEEIIDENQIPFEIKSLPNVKAFGNLKEFANLNLLVA, translated from the coding sequence ATGAGTAATCAATTCGGGGCTTACAAAATTTACGCACAGTTGGCACAAGATGCTTATTTGGACGATAAACAACAAAAAGGTCAATTAGGTGATTGGAAATTTGAAGGTGCGATACACAATTCTTTCACAGGTTTCGACATAGCAGTATATTCAAATGGTAATGAAAAAGTTATAGCTTTTCGTGGAACAGATTTGACTTGGAAAAGACCTATAAACACTATCGAAGATTTAATAAACGATATACAACTTGCAATTTGGGGTGATGAAAATTTTCAATCACGGTTTGATTTAAAAAATTTATACAATGAACTTGCAGAACAAGGCTATATTTCAAGCACTGATAAAATAGTAGTTACAGGACACTCGCTAGGCGGATATTTAGCTCAGCTTTTTACAATCGCTAATGAAGATAAAATCTCTCATACATACACTTATAATGCCCCAGGACTTGGTGGAGCAAGATTAAATTTCTTGCGTTTATTTGGTATTGAAAGTCCGATAAAATATAATTCTAAAATTACAGACATAGTAGCCAAAGATTTTGCAAATTTAATTCACGAGGTAGGTATGAATATTGGCGAATATATCGAAGTCTCAGGCGATTCTCACGGTATAAAAGACCTAACCCAAATTCTTTATTTCTACGATATGGCTATATCAAACGGAGCAAGTGAAAACGTCGTAACAAACTATTTAAGTGGATTTTATAACACACCAAATTCATTATTTAGTGGAAGTGTAGCTAAAACAGCTCAAAGCACAATCTCACAAATAGAACAAATAGTAGGCAAAGCAAATGGAGCAAACGATATAATAGAAATTTGTAACGCCTATGAAAATAATAATGTCAAATTCAACCTTGATTTAATATCTCCAACTTCAAGCGTAACTTCCTTTTTCTCAGGCTCAAATTTAAGCACACCTGCTTTATATGCTCTTGTGAATTTAAATCCTTTCATAGTATCTGGCGTAAATTCGAACGCTTATTCTGAACTAGAAAAATATAAAGATGAATATAGTGGGAACTATGTAAGTGATAAAGCTAAAATGCTTGAAGCATTACTAGGTAAATCAAATTCTAGTGCATATTATAGTGATTTGCAAACAGGTAAGATTTATCATAGCGAAACTATTGTTGATGATGCCACCACCGATGAATATATCGTAGCAAATAAGGGTTTTTTCTTTGGCACAAATTCTAATGATATTATCACAGGCAAACTTGGTGAAAACTTTATAGATACACGCAAAGAAAACTTTATTTACACCCTAGCAGGAGATGACACCATAACTCTAACTAGTGGCTCAAACTATATAGAAGCAGGAAGCGGAAGTGATTATATAGATTTAAGCGGTATAAAAGATACAAACTCAACAAATACAATCTATGCAGATTTAAAAGATAGCAAAGATGACAAAGATAGTGGCAATGATACAATCATAGGCTCAGCCGGTAAAGATACTATGTATGGTGGCTCAGGCTATAATACCTACAAAGCAGGAGACGGCGATACCATAGAAGATGATGATAAAGGTCAAGGCTCTGTATATTTCAATTCAAATTCTCCACTTACAGGCGGAACATACGATAAAGATAAAGGTTGTTATGTTGGTGGAATTTACGAATATCATCTAAACGGAAACACTCTTATAGTAACAGACACAGCCAAAAATGAAAGCATAACCATCAACAACTACTCCAAAAAAGATAAATCTCTTGGTATAGATCTAATAGAAGCAGATGAGATAGATATAATCATATCAAATGCAACAGTAACAGAAGGAGACGAAAGCGAACCAAATAAAGACGGAAAAGCACCATATAACACTAGTATAGGTATAAAACTAAGTAGAGAATTAAAAGAAGACGAATTTATCATCATACAAAAATACAATTATGAAAAACAATCCACAGAGTTAGTTTTATTTGGAACATTACCACAAGATTATGATACCAGTCTTTTTAAAAGCTTATTAAGTGATAATAAAACACTCGATTTTAGCTGGTATGGAAATAAAACAAAAGAAGAAGATAGAAAATACTGCGTAGGTGGCGTAAATATCTTTGCTAAATCAGATAATTTAACTATAAGAGATATAAAACCGGGATATGTCACTATCAAAGACGACGACAAAGATCCAAACGATGATAAGCCAGAAACTTACGATCCACTTGCAATAGACCTTAATAATGATGGCATAAAAGGCACAAATTTAGACTATAAGATAAATTTTGACCTTGATAATAACGGCTTTAAAGAGGCTACAAGCTGGATAGATAACAATGACGCCTTTATCACCATTGATAAAAACAACAACGGCGCAATCGATAATGGTAGCGAGCTATTTGGAAACAAGAGCATCTCAAATAACGCCTATGCCTACACTAATCCAAACGCAAAAAATGGCTTTGAAGCATTAAGCGAATTTGATAGCAATAACGATGGCATAATCGATGAAAAAGACAAAGAATTTACAAATTTACTTCTTTGGCAAGATAAAAACTCCAATGGTATAAGCGAAACAGACGAATTAATAAAACTAAGTGATAAAGTAAAATCAATAAATTTAAATTACACCAAAAACGGACAAACAGAAATCTCATCTGCTACGCTAAATGATAACACAGAAGTAAAAGTGCAAGATATGTATTTTAATGTAGATTTAAAAAAGACAGAAGAAATCATAGATGAAAACCAAATTCCATTTGAGATAAAATCTTTGCCAAATGTAAAGGCGTTTGGGAATTTAAAAGAATTTGCAAATTTAAATTTACTTGTTGCTTGA